A window from Toxoplasma gondii ME49 chromosome IX, whole genome shotgun sequence encodes these proteins:
- the MED9 gene encoding mediator complex subunit MED9 (encoded by transcript TGME49_266660~Gene product name based on ToxoDB Community Expert Annotation.) — MDIPELGDLSLNVEASKVTSTFTKIIEALRNLTARQEGLSKELASVADHVAAGEETGKNLAAALGDGLRKIDQLRDHVTGIDSLGLEEQTKKVQSHEQQFQKTLALLEQCDLKVSPVYSYSGLLLKIRISRARAYRL; from the coding sequence ATGGATATCCCGGAGCTCGGAGACCTAAGCTTGAACGTTGAGGCTTCTAAGGTTACCTCGACGTTCACAAAAATTATCGAAGCTCTTCGAAACTTAACTGCAAGGCAAGAAGGTCTTTCCAAGGAATTGGCATCTGTCGCAGATCATGTTGCTGCTGGCGAGGAAACCGGCAAAAACCTGGCAGCGGCGCTTGGTGACGGCCTTCGGAAAATCGATCAACTTCGAGACCATGTCACAGGCATAGATAGCCTGGGGCTCGAGGAGCAGACAAAAAAAGTCCAGTCTCATGAGCAGCAGTTCCAGAAAACACTCGCCCTCTTGGAGCAGTGTGATCTGAAGGTCAGTCCAGTGTACTCTTATTCTGGTTTACTGCTCAAGATTCGCATCAGCCGGGCACGGGCATACCGTCTATAA